The following coding sequences lie in one Lolium perenne isolate Kyuss_39 chromosome 2, Kyuss_2.0, whole genome shotgun sequence genomic window:
- the LOC127332792 gene encoding eukaryotic translation initiation factor 5A-3: protein MSDSEHHFESKADSGASKTYPMQAGAIRKGGYIVIKNRPCKVVEVSTSKTGKHGHAKCHFVAIDIFNGKKLEDIVPSSHNCDVPHVDRTEYQLIDISEDGFVSLLTDSGDTKDDLKLPTDETILNQLKTGFAEGKDLALTVMSSMGEEQINAIKDVGPR from the exons ATGTCGGACTCCGAGCACCACTTCGAGTCCAAGGCCGACTCCGGGGCGTCCAAGACCTACCCGATGCAGGCCGGCGCCATCCGCAAGGGTGGCTACATCGTCATCAAGAACCGTCCCTGCAAG GTGGTTGAGGTTTCTACCTCGAAGACTGGTAAGCATGGTCATGCTAAGTGCCACTTTGTTGCCATAGATATATTCAATGGTAAAAAGCTTGAGGATATTGTTCCTTCATCCCATAACTGTGAT GTGCCACATGTGGACCGTACTGAATATCAGCTGATTGACATATCAGAGGATGGATTT GTGAGCCTTCTTACTGATAGTGGTGACACTAAGGATGATCTTAAACTCCCAACAGATGAGACTATCCTGAACCAG CTCAAGACTGGATTTGCAGAGGGGAAGGATCTTGCGTTGACGGTCATGTCCTCCATGGGGGAGGAGCAAATCAACGCGATTAAGGATGTTGGCCCCAGGTAA